Part of the Subtercola frigoramans genome, ACCTCTACTTCTCGACGAGGCGCCGGCCCTCGAACGCTCGCCCGAGGGTCACCTCGTCGGCATATTCGAGGTCGCCCCCCACGGGCAGGCCTGAGGCGAGGCGCGTCACGCGGATCTCGAGGGTCGTCAGCAACCGCGACAGATAGGTGGCCGTCGCCTCGCCCTCGAGGTTCGGGTCTGTCGCGATGATGACTTCTTCGACGGTCGCGTCGGCGAGTCGCTGCATCAGCTCACGAATGCGAAGGTTGTCGGGCCCGATCCCGTCGATCGGGCTGATGGCGCCGCCGAGCACGTGGTACAGCCCGCGAAACTCTCGGGTCCGCTCGATGGCGACGACATCTTTGGCCTCTTCGACCACGCAGATCACGTTCTGTGAACGCCGCGGGTCGCGGCAGATCGAGCAGGTGTCCTGTTCAGAGACGTTGCCGCAGATCGAGCAGAAATGCACCTTGTCGCGCACTTCGATCAACACTTCGGCAAGCCGGGTGACGTCGAAACTCTCGGTCTGCAGAATGTGAAAGGCGATGCGCTGGGCAGACTTGGGCCCGATACCGGGCAGCCGACCGAGCTCGTCGATCAGTTCCTGGATGATTCCCTCATACATGTGCTCTGCCGCCTAGCTGTCTCTGCCGGGCGCCATGCCAGGGTTGCTTCGCGGAGCGACGGGCCGCTCCTCGATGAAACTGGCCCCGAGAATCTCACGCACGACCGCCTCGCCGTACCGCTCCTTCTCGCCGAAGCGGGGGCCGGATGATCGGGGCTCCGCCGCAGCCCGTGACCCCGTCGATCCGCCCGAACGGGGTGCCGCGGGCGGCGTTGTGCCTGGCCGGGGTGATGCCGGAGTCGTGCCGCGGGGAGCTTGCGTCGAAGGTGCGTCGGGGGT contains:
- the recR gene encoding recombination mediator RecR is translated as MYEGIIQELIDELGRLPGIGPKSAQRIAFHILQTESFDVTRLAEVLIEVRDKVHFCSICGNVSEQDTCSICRDPRRSQNVICVVEEAKDVVAIERTREFRGLYHVLGGAISPIDGIGPDNLRIRELMQRLADATVEEVIIATDPNLEGEATATYLSRLLTTLEIRVTRLASGLPVGGDLEYADEVTLGRAFEGRRLVEK